One genomic segment of Protaetiibacter intestinalis includes these proteins:
- a CDS encoding primosomal protein N' family DNA-binding protein → MPPVEPTIARVILDTPLPQLDRLLDYRIPAGMEGVVPGVRVSVPLRTANRMTQGFVVELATQQEHPGPLSDLEAVVSSAEVLRPEVWRLVRAVADRAAGSAIDVLRLAIPKRQVRVEKAWLAARAAGRAEPPPLEREAPVVPGYATGEVDALLAGGRAALEVDPGVERAGEVWVGRWALALAALAARTVTRGASAILVAPDHRDIRQLEAALGELLPADRIVRFDAGQPDADRYRGMLRAMGEEPVVVLGGRSAVYAPASRLGLLAVWNDGDPLLAEPLTPYVHARDAALIRQEQQGGALVFAGHTRTTEVERLAELGWLSRLAPERPRRARVVSTANAAGAPDDAHARIPGIAWREAAAAVATGPVLVQVARPGYSPGLRCAECGTAARCRRCGGPLRQQRAGGAPSCLWCGVEETHWRCTECGSSRLTRVGAGSTRTAEELGRAFPGARVVVADGERRVLEVDERPALVVATRGAEPVAAGGYRAVLLLDGERMVARETLRIAEDCLRWWSDAAALAADGAPVMLVGVGGRLATALSTGNVGAFARAELADRRALGFPPAARVATLEGLPDAVAAARRALPPEAAVLAERVADGRARAIIRFDYAHGAEVARAVRGEIVRQAATRRKPIPGAARPGRAPLPLRARFDDPEPFDEL, encoded by the coding sequence GTGCCTCCCGTCGAGCCGACGATCGCGCGGGTCATCCTCGACACCCCGCTGCCGCAGCTCGACCGCCTGCTCGACTACCGCATCCCGGCGGGTATGGAGGGCGTCGTGCCCGGCGTGCGCGTCAGCGTGCCGCTGCGCACCGCGAACCGGATGACGCAGGGCTTCGTCGTCGAGCTCGCGACCCAGCAGGAGCATCCGGGCCCGCTCTCGGACCTCGAGGCCGTGGTGTCGAGTGCGGAGGTGCTGCGCCCCGAGGTGTGGCGGCTCGTGCGCGCGGTCGCGGACCGAGCGGCCGGGTCGGCGATCGACGTGCTGCGACTCGCGATCCCGAAGCGCCAGGTGCGGGTCGAGAAGGCGTGGCTGGCGGCGCGGGCGGCGGGCCGCGCCGAGCCGCCGCCGCTCGAGCGCGAGGCGCCCGTCGTGCCCGGCTACGCGACCGGGGAGGTCGACGCCCTGCTCGCGGGCGGGCGGGCCGCCCTCGAGGTCGACCCGGGCGTCGAGCGCGCGGGGGAGGTCTGGGTGGGTCGCTGGGCGCTCGCCCTCGCCGCCCTCGCCGCGCGCACCGTGACCCGGGGGGCGAGCGCCATCCTCGTTGCGCCCGACCACCGCGACATCCGCCAGCTGGAGGCGGCCCTCGGCGAACTGCTGCCCGCGGATCGCATCGTGCGCTTCGACGCGGGGCAGCCCGACGCCGACCGCTACCGCGGGATGCTGCGCGCGATGGGGGAGGAGCCGGTCGTCGTGCTGGGCGGCCGCTCCGCCGTGTACGCACCGGCCTCCCGGCTCGGACTCCTCGCGGTCTGGAACGACGGCGACCCGCTGCTCGCCGAGCCGTTGACCCCCTACGTGCACGCCCGGGACGCGGCCCTCATCCGCCAGGAGCAGCAGGGCGGCGCGCTCGTGTTCGCGGGGCACACCCGCACGACCGAGGTGGAACGGCTCGCGGAGCTCGGCTGGCTCTCGCGGCTCGCGCCCGAGCGGCCGCGCCGCGCGCGGGTCGTCTCGACGGCGAACGCGGCGGGGGCACCCGACGACGCCCACGCCCGCATCCCCGGGATCGCCTGGCGGGAGGCCGCCGCCGCGGTCGCGACGGGCCCGGTGCTCGTGCAGGTGGCACGCCCCGGATACTCGCCGGGCCTGCGCTGTGCCGAGTGCGGCACGGCGGCGCGCTGCCGACGCTGCGGCGGCCCGCTGCGGCAGCAGCGCGCGGGCGGGGCGCCGAGCTGTCTGTGGTGCGGGGTCGAGGAGACCCACTGGCGGTGCACCGAGTGCGGCTCCTCGCGGCTCACGCGCGTCGGGGCGGGCAGCACCCGCACCGCGGAGGAGCTCGGGCGGGCGTTCCCGGGGGCGCGCGTCGTCGTGGCCGACGGCGAGCGCCGCGTGCTCGAGGTCGACGAGCGTCCTGCGCTCGTGGTGGCGACGCGCGGCGCGGAGCCGGTCGCGGCGGGCGGCTACCGCGCCGTGCTGCTGCTCGACGGCGAGCGGATGGTGGCGCGCGAGACCCTGCGCATCGCCGAGGACTGCCTGCGCTGGTGGTCGGATGCGGCCGCCCTCGCGGCGGACGGCGCGCCCGTCATGCTCGTCGGAGTCGGGGGCCGCCTCGCGACGGCGCTCTCCACGGGCAACGTCGGCGCCTTCGCGCGTGCCGAGCTCGCGGACCGTCGCGCCCTCGGCTTCCCGCCGGCCGCGCGCGTCGCGACGCTCGAGGGTCTGCCCGACGCGGTCGCCGCCGCCCGTCGTGCGCTGCCCCCCGAGGCGGCCGTGCTCGCCGAACGCGTGGCCGACGGCCGGGCCCGTGCCATCATCCGCTTCGACTACGCCCACGGTGCCGAGGTGGCCCGGGCCGTGCGCGGCGAGATCGTGCGCCAGGCCGCGACGCGCCGCAAACCGATTCCGGGCGCCGCGCGCCCCGGCCGTGCCCCCCTCCCGCTGCGTGCCCGCTTCGACGATCCCGAGCCCTTCGACGAGCTCTGA